The genomic DNA TGAAACCCGGGGGAGGGCTGCTGGTCAAAGTTTTTCATGGTTCGGGCCTGGATGCCGTTATCCGGCAAATGCAGGGAGCGTTCGCACAAGTTGGCATCCGCAAGCCGCCGGCGTCGCGCAGCGATTCCAGCGAAGTCTACGTGGTGTGTCGAGGATTGCTGCAGTAGGCCTTTCCAGGGCGGCTCTGTAATCGCGAGTCGGTTGAGGATAGAATCGATCGGGGGATCCCGGTCGATCCGTTTAGGACCGCATTTTGAACAACTTGGTCAAGAACATAGCGATCTGGCTCGTCATCGCCCTGGTGCTGATGACGGTGTTCAATCAGTTCAGCACGCGCCAGGCCACGCAGAAGGCGATGGAGTATTCCCAGTTCATCGAGGAGGTGAAGCAGGGACAGATCGCCAAGGTCACCATCGAGGGCCGCGTGCTCAAGGGCATCAAGCGCAGCGGCGAGCGCTTCACCACCTATTCTCCGTCCGATCCCTGGCTCGTCAGCGACCTGCTCAAGGCCGGCGTCATCGTCGAGGCCAAGCCCGAGGAAGAGCCATCGCTGCTCATGAACATCTTCGTATCCTGGTTCCCGATGCTGCTGCTGATCGGGGTGTGGATATTCTTCATGCGCCAGATGCAGGGCGGCGGCCGTGGCGGCGCTTTCTCCTTCGGCAAGAGCCGGGCGCGAATGCTGGACGAAAGCAACAACACGGTGACGTTCGCCGATGTTGCCGGCTGCGAGGAAGCGAAAGACGAGGTCGCCGAGCTGGTCGAGTTCCTGCGCGATCCAGGCAAGTTCCAGAAGCTGGGCGGGCGCATTCCGCGCGGCGTGCTCATGGTAGGCAGCCCCGGAACCGGCAAGACCTTGCTTGCGAAAGCCATCGCCGGTGAGGCCAAGGTTCCTTTCTTCAGTATCTCGGGCTCCGATTTCGTCGAGATGTTCGTCGGCGTGGGTGCAGCCCGCGTGCGCGACATGTTCGAACAGGCGAAGAAGCACGCGCCCTGCATCGTGTTCATCGACGAAATCGACGCGGTCGGCCGCCAGCGCGGGGCCGGCCTGGGCGGCGGCAACGACGAGCGCGAGCAGACGCTGAACCAGCTGCTGGTCGAGATGGACGGCTTCGAGGGCAGCGCCGGAGTGATCGTGATCGCCGCCACCAACCGCCCCGACGTGCTCGACCCGGCGCTGCTGCGCCCCGGCCGCTTCGACCGCCAGGTGGTCGTGCCGCTGCCCGACATCCGCGGGCGCGAGCAGATCCTGGTGGTGCACATGCGCAAGGTCCCGGTCGGACCGGACGTGAAATCCGACATCATCGCGCGCGGCACGCCGGGCTTCTCGGGCGCCGATCTCGCCAACCTGGTCAACGAGGCGGCGCTGTTCGCGGCACGGGCCAACAAGCGGCTGGTCGACATGCACGACTTCGAGCGCGCCAAGGACAAGATCATGATGGGCGCCGAACGCAAATCGATGGTGATGCCGGAGCACGAGCGGCGCAACACCGCCTATCACGAGTCGGGCCATGCGGTCGTGGCGAAGCTTCTCGTCAGGACCGACCCGGTGCACAAGGTTACGATCATCCCGCGCGGGCGCGCGCTCGGCGTGACGATGCAGCTGCCGCAGGAGGATCGCTACAGCCTCGATCGCGAGCACCTGCTGCAGAACATCGCCGTGCTGTTCGGCGGGCGCATCGCCGAGGAAGTGTTCATGTCGCAGATGACCACGGGCGCGAGCAACGACTTCGAGCGCGCAACCGACCTTGCCCGGCGCATGGTCACCCAATGGGGCATGAGCGACTCCATGGGGCCGATGGTGTACGGCGAAAACGAGGGCGAGGTGTTCCTCGGCCGCAGCATCACCACGCACAAGAACGTATCGGAAGCGACCATGCAGAAGGTCGACGCCGAGATCCGCCGCATCGTCGACCAGCAGTACGGGCTCGCGCGCCGGCTGATCGAGGAGAATCGCGACAAGGTCGAGGTGATGGCCAAGGCGCTGCTGGAATGGGAAACGATCGATTCCGACCAGATCGAAGACATCATGAACGGGCGTCCGCCGCGGCCGCCCAAGCCGACTTCGTCCCAGCCCCCGACGCCGCCGCAGGAAGAAACGCCCACGCCGGCACCCGCGGGCAGCACCACCGCCCAGGGCGCCTGAACGGCGGCTGGTTCACGCGGCCGGCGGCATTCGGGCACTGACGGCGTGTCCGCAGCCGAGGTCCAGGCAGGCGGCACTCTGCGCTGCGGGCGTTTCGAGCTTTCGCTGACTCGCCCGCTCATCATGGGCGTGGTCAACGTCACGCCCGACTCCTTCTCCGACGGTGGCGCCTATTTCGAGCCGGCAGTCGCCATCGCGCACGGATTCGAGCTGGCGCGCGAGGGCGCGGCGATCATCGATATCGGCGGCGAATCGACCCGGCCGGGCGCCGAAAGCGTGCCTGCGGCCGACGAGCTTGCGCGCGTGCTGCCCGTTCTGCGCGGGCTTTCCGACGCCGGCGTGGTGCTGTCGGTCGATACCTGCAAGACCGAGGTCATGCGCGCGGCGCTCGAGCATGGCGCCGACATGATCAACGACGTGAATGCCTTTCGCGCCTCCGGCGCGCTCGAGGCCGTGGCCCCTTCGAATGCGGGGCTGTGCTTCATGCACATGCAGGGCGAGCCGCGCACCATGCAGCTTGCGCCGCATTATGACGACGTGGTGAACGAAGTCGCGGCCTTCCTCCGCAGCCGCGCACAGGCAGCCGAACAGGCCGGCGTCACCCGCAACCGGATCGTCGTCGATCCGGGCTTCGGCTTCGGCAAGATGCTGCGACACAACCTGGACTTACTGCGCCGTCTCGGCGAGATCGCGGGCCTCGGCTACCCGGTGCTGGCCGGCCTGTCGCGCAAGTCGACGCTGGGAACGATCACCGGCCTCCCGGCCGGCGAGCGCACGTACGCCAGCGTCGCTGCCGCTTTGCTGGCCGTCGTGAACGGGGCTAGAATCGTGCGCGTCCACGACGTCGCCGCCACGCGCGACGCGCTCGCTGTGTTCGAGGCGATGCACGCGGGCGCGTGATCTCATGCTTTCACAGTTTTCGCGCGGCCAGCCGTAGTTGGCACATCGTCCGATCCGGAATTCATCATGGCCAGAAAATACTTCGGTACCGACGGCATACGCGGCCGAGTGGGCGAGATGCCCATCACGCCGGATTTCGTGATGCGCTTAGGGTTCGCGGCCGGGAAAGTGCTCGCAGCCGCTGACTGGCACTTGTCGCAAGGCGAGCGGCCGGCGGTTCTCATCGGCAAAGACACGCGCATATCCGGCTACATGCTGGAGGCGGCGTTGCAAGCGGGCTTGTCGGCGGCCGGCGTCGACAGCCTGTTGACCGGTCCGATGCCCACACCCGCGGTTGCATACCTCACGCGCGCGCTGCGCCTGCAGGCAGGCATCGTCATCAGCGCTTCGCACAATCCGTTCGAGGACAATGGCATCAAGTTCTTTTCCTCCGACGGCAACAAGCTGCCCGACGCGACCGAGGAGCAGATCGAGGCGGGCATCGACGAGCCGCTCGTAACCAAGCCTTCGGCGCAGCTCGGCAAGGCGAGCCGCGTGCGCGACGCCGACGGCCGCTACATCGAGTTCTGCAAGAGCACGTTTCCGAGCGAGCTCGACCTGCGCGGCCTGCGCATCGTGGTCGATTGCGCGCACGGTGCGACCTACCACATCGCCCCGCACGTCTTCCACGAGCTGGGCGCGGAAGTGGTCTCGGTGTGCAACGAGCCGGACGGGCTCAATATCAACGACAAGTGCGGCGCGACGCAGCCGGCGACGCTGCGCGCGGCGGTGCGCCAGCATCGCGCCGATCTCGGCATCGCGCTCGACGGCGACGGCGACCGGCTGGTGATGAT from Betaproteobacteria bacterium includes the following:
- the hflB gene encoding ATP-dependent zinc metalloprotease FtsH — encoded protein: MNNLVKNIAIWLVIALVLMTVFNQFSTRQATQKAMEYSQFIEEVKQGQIAKVTIEGRVLKGIKRSGERFTTYSPSDPWLVSDLLKAGVIVEAKPEEEPSLLMNIFVSWFPMLLLIGVWIFFMRQMQGGGRGGAFSFGKSRARMLDESNNTVTFADVAGCEEAKDEVAELVEFLRDPGKFQKLGGRIPRGVLMVGSPGTGKTLLAKAIAGEAKVPFFSISGSDFVEMFVGVGAARVRDMFEQAKKHAPCIVFIDEIDAVGRQRGAGLGGGNDEREQTLNQLLVEMDGFEGSAGVIVIAATNRPDVLDPALLRPGRFDRQVVVPLPDIRGREQILVVHMRKVPVGPDVKSDIIARGTPGFSGADLANLVNEAALFAARANKRLVDMHDFERAKDKIMMGAERKSMVMPEHERRNTAYHESGHAVVAKLLVRTDPVHKVTIIPRGRALGVTMQLPQEDRYSLDREHLLQNIAVLFGGRIAEEVFMSQMTTGASNDFERATDLARRMVTQWGMSDSMGPMVYGENEGEVFLGRSITTHKNVSEATMQKVDAEIRRIVDQQYGLARRLIEENRDKVEVMAKALLEWETIDSDQIEDIMNGRPPRPPKPTSSQPPTPPQEETPTPAPAGSTTAQGA
- the folP gene encoding dihydropteroate synthase, producing the protein MGVVNVTPDSFSDGGAYFEPAVAIAHGFELAREGAAIIDIGGESTRPGAESVPAADELARVLPVLRGLSDAGVVLSVDTCKTEVMRAALEHGADMINDVNAFRASGALEAVAPSNAGLCFMHMQGEPRTMQLAPHYDDVVNEVAAFLRSRAQAAEQAGVTRNRIVVDPGFGFGKMLRHNLDLLRRLGEIAGLGYPVLAGLSRKSTLGTITGLPAGERTYASVAAALLAVVNGARIVRVHDVAATRDALAVFEAMHAGA
- the glmM gene encoding phosphoglucosamine mutase; translated protein: MARKYFGTDGIRGRVGEMPITPDFVMRLGFAAGKVLAAADWHLSQGERPAVLIGKDTRISGYMLEAALQAGLSAAGVDSLLTGPMPTPAVAYLTRALRLQAGIVISASHNPFEDNGIKFFSSDGNKLPDATEEQIEAGIDEPLVTKPSAQLGKASRVRDADGRYIEFCKSTFPSELDLRGLRIVVDCAHGATYHIAPHVFHELGAEVVSVCNEPDGLNINDKCGATQPATLRAAVRQHRADLGIALDGDGDRLVMIDQDGRIYDGDQLLYVIACHRHASGSLRGGVVGTLMTNLALENALKSMGIAFARAAVGDRYVLEQLVAKRWQLGGEGSGHIVCLDKHTTGDGIVSALQVLHALRRSGQALAQATAGLSLYPQVLVNVRVNRKFDCHENPAVAKAVSLAESKLGSLGRVLLRPSGTEPVIRVMVEGEPRDQVEQLANDIADCVRRAAA